From one Salvelinus sp. IW2-2015 linkage group LG11, ASM291031v2, whole genome shotgun sequence genomic stretch:
- the LOC111970732 gene encoding helicase ARIP4, translating to MSEESISGSDLDPSINSEEEDLEEEEIDDDGDNDGDDEDDAVERPESGHGSTEMETQGGRDSPSATSPSEEPPSGPPSQPASRPSSQPNSRPASRSQPPSRPESPSQDKPSVDKKPASRPSSQPNSRPASRSQPPSRPESPSQDKPPAGKNKKPRASKASKSQAPSSGPESPSQDKPSAGKKKKPRASKASKSQAPSSGPESPSQNKPSAGKNKKPRATKSKDPKPAKTSKPAHMRKNIRHLPVRNSSHPVRPVIDHSDRQSPPGSSCWAVPHPHVDSGLSAPLHPSRLVWGDKINLCTMAHACSRFGFRVTRILLCLSVSFSLSFSFSHYSLCISPSPPIESVLRPGEEDCQGQGSLEAAFLARQDVICLDSSDSSEEEEKQEDVKPPAIPIIRLAIRPAVRPAIRDDVIELSSGDDDALQISSESANEDEDEGVGGTAESSGAHINDSLNQPDAQGRVLVNINHPAEEEDLFLAPQLARAVKPHQVGGIRFLYDNLVESLERYKGSSGFGCILAHSMGLGKTLQVISFIDILLRHTGAHTVLAIVPVNTLQNWLAEFNLWLPTQEALPPDSDPAILTGRTFRVHILNDEHKTTVARAKVVEDWSRDGGVLLMGYEMYRLLSLKKSFVTGKKRKSKKPQGPVIIDLDEEERQQELMKGMEKALARPGPDVVICDEGHRIKNCHASTSQALKNIRSRRRVVLTGYPLQNNLIEYWCMVDFVRPDFLGTRQEFSNMFERPILNGQCVDSTPQDARVMRYRSHVLHSLLEGFVQRRGHDVLRDQLPSKEEHVIMVRLSPLQRALYTEFMNRFREAGNSGWLGLNPLKAFCVCCKIWNHPDVLYETLQKENLANEQDLDLDDITAAANPRCPGASLKAKVADSANSRVNVALPPLNPIQERANQVITYEWAKDIMNNYQTGVLENSAKMLLLFHLIDESVSRGDKILVFSQSLSTLTVIEGFLSRRPLPAGRVSPDNQGQNQTWVRNINYYRLDGSTSASEREKLINQFNDPENTSTWVFLLSTRAGCLGVNLIGANRVVVFDASWNPCHDAQAVCRVYRYGQKKRCHIYRLVCDFTLEKKIYDRQVSKQGMSDRVVDDLNPVLTFTRKEVESLLHFAEEEPDPAKAPLQSHEEMETVISQACQIYPHLITKEPFHHESLLVDRKESKLTKAEKRAAKKSYEDEKRASVPYSRPSYAHYYPTSDQTLTNIPAFNQRNWRPIARGDEKPMASVRPVQSTPIPMMPRMAGMGMAGSSSGVSFPVNYLQKAGVYVQRIVTTTDIVIPGANSTTDVQARIGAGESIHVIKGSKGTYIRTNDGRIFAIRSGKLSRAVQGGSATNRGSQASLLHAIGNGCLSPMERQRLSPDSASRPSTPESPEILRELSRYAVNVDTVAMGNELPSPSDMVTGDGEGGSRTQQYSQNTESDLSRQLREDIGMSISEALRCSKRKMAAAAGGHKQAGGKRSSSATGFPGLSLGSGGLSFPPLNQALLGGHMSHPMLMGGSSSSPFLQSAGQTLGDLQTMFPSAGADLLSHASSATGNNGHLPSSSTSSLSSTSFSSTINTMPMSSASTSSSSSTLPPFLMNPSVTGLLSPGFPLNYSQSLLPEPTMYPNTLGGGPASTGGSSSFLSHFPSSPSSLLGAALSQPDSHHLAMENGGSSSDDDVIEVTGK from the exons ATGTCTGAAGAATCGATCTCAGGAAGTGACCTGGACCCTAGCATTAACAGTGAAGAGGAAGAtctggaagaggaggagattgATGATGATGGTGACAACGATggggatgatgaagatgatgcagTCG AGCGGCCAGAGAGTGGCCATGGCAGTACAGAGATGGAgacccagggagggagggactcYCCCTCAGCTACCTCACCCTCGGAAGAGCCTCCCTCTGGGCCCCCGTCTCAGCCCGCCTCCAGGCCTTCCTCCCAGCCCAACTCGAGACCTGCGTCTCGCTCCCAGCCCCCGTCCCGTCCTGAGAGCCCCAGCCAGGACAAGCCCTCTGTGGACAAAAAGCCCGCCTCCAGGCCTTCCTCCCAGCCCAACTCGAGACCTGCGTCTCGCTCCCAGCCCCCGTCCCGTCCTGAGAGCCCCAGCCAGGACAAGCCCCCTGCGGGCAAAAATAAGAAACCAAGGGCATCCAAGGCTTCAAAGTCCCAGGCCCCTTCGTCCGGTCCTGAGAGCCCCAGCCAGGACAAGCCCTCTGCGGGCAAAAAGAAGAAACCAAGGGCCTCCAAGGCTTCAAAGTCCCAGGCCCCTTCGTCCGGTCCTGAGAGCCCCAGCCAGAACAAGCCCTCTGCGGGCAAAAATAAGAAACCGAGGGCCACCAAGTCTAAGGACCCTAAGCCTGCTAAGACCTCTAAACCAGCACACATGAGGAAGAACATCAG ACACTTGCCAGTGAGGAACTCTTCCCACCCAGTGCGTCCCGTCATCGATCATTCTGATCGCCAGAGTCCGCCGGGCTCCTCCTGCTGGGCCGTCCCCCATCCTCACGTTGACTCCggcctctctgctcctctgcacCCG tcgcgtttggtgtggggggacaaaataaatttatgcacgatggcgcacgcatgcagccggtttgggttccgtgttacccGTATCctgctctgcctgtctgtgtctttctctctttctttctctttctctcattattCTCTGTgcatttccccctctcctccaataGAATCGGTGTTGAGGCCTGGGGAGGAGGATTGTCAAGGTCAGGGGTCGTTAGAGGCTGCTTTCCTAGCCAGGCAGGACGTCATCTGCCTGGACAGCAGTGAcagcagtgaggaggaggagaagcaggaggaTGTCAAGCCACCAGCTATCCCCATTATCAGACTGGCTATCAGACCCGCTGTCAGACCTGCTATCAGAGACG ACGTGATCGAGCTGAGCTCCGGGGACGACGATGCCCTGCAGATCAGCAGTGAGTCGGCCAATGAGGACGAGGACGAAGGTGTGGGGGGCACGGCGGAGAGCAGCGGCGCGCACATCAACGACTCGCTCAACCAACCAGATGCCCAGGGGAGGGTCCTAGTTAATATCAACCACCCCGCAGAGGAGGAAGACCTGTTCCTCGCCCCACAGCTGGCCCGTGCCGTCAAACCTCACCAG gttGGTGGGATCCGGTTCCTCTATGATAACCTGGTGGAGTCTCTGGAGCGCTATAAGGGCAGCAGCGGGTTTGGCTGTATCCTGGCCCACAGCATGGGTCTGGGCAAGACCCTGCAAGTCATCTCCTTTATAGACATCCTGCTCAGACACACCGGGGCCCACACCGTACTGGCCATCGTCCCT gtGAACACCCTTCAGAACTGGCTGGCGGAGTTTAACCTGTGGCTTCCCACCCAAGAGGCCCTTCCCCCTGATAGTGACCCTGCCATCCTCACAGGACGCACTTTCAGAGTCCACATCCTCAATGACGAGCACAA AACCACGGTGGCTCGGGCTAAGGTAGTGGAGGACTGGTCCAGGGATGGAGGTGTCCTCCTGATGGGGTATGAGATGTACCGCCTGCTGTCCCTGAAGAAGAGCTTTGTGACAGGCAAGAAGAGGAAGTCTAAGAAGCCCCAGGGACCCGTCATCATCGACCTGGACGAAGAGGAGAGGCAGCAGGAGCTCATGAAGG GTATGGAGAAGGCCCTGGCCAGACCCGGTCCAGACGTGGTGATCTGTGATGAGGGCCACCGCATTAAGAACTGCCACGCCAGCACCTCGCAGGCCCTGAAAAACATCCGCTCCAGGCGACGTGTGGTCCTCACAGGATACCCCCTCCAGAACAACCTAATAGAGTACTGGTGCATGGTGGACTTTGTCAGGCCTGATTTCCTGGGCACCAGGCAGGAGTTCAGTAACATGTTCGAGAGGCCCATTCTAAACGGGCAGTGTGTGGACAGCACGCCGCAGGATGCCAGGGTGATGAGATATCGAAGTCACGTTCTCCATAGTCTGCTGGAGGGCTTCGTCCAGAG GCGAGGCCACGACGTACTGAGGGACCAGCTCCCCTCCAAGGAAGAGCATGTGATCATGGTGCGCCTGTCGCCCCTGCAGAGGGCCCTTTACACTGAGTTTATGAACCGCTTCAGAGAGGCAGGCAACAGCGGCTGGCTGGGCCTCAACCCACTCAAGGCCTTCTGCGTCTGCTGCAAG ATCTGGAACCATCCTGACGTGCTGTACGAGACCCTTCAGAAGGAGAACCTAGCCAACGAGCAGGACCTAGACCTGGATGACATCACGGCGGCCGCCAACCCTCGCTGCCCCGGCGCCAGCCTGAAGGCCAAAGTTGCCGACTCAGCCAACAGCCGGGTCAATGTCGCCCTGCCCCCGCTCAACCCCATCCAGGAGAGAGCCAATCAAGTCATCACCTATGAATGG GCCAAGGACATCATGAACAACTACCAGACTGGGGTTCTGGAGAACTCTGCCAAGATGCTGCTGCTCTTCCACCTGATCGATGAGAGTGTGAGCAGAGGAGACAAGATCCTGGTCTTCAG TCAGAGCTTGTCCACCCTGACAGTCATTGAAGGCTTCCTGTCCAGACGGCCATTGCCAGCAGGCCGAGTCTCCCCTGACAACCAAGGCCAGAACCAGACCTGGGTCCGCAATATCAACTACTACA GGTTGGATGGGAGTACGTCtgcctccgagagagagaaactcatcaACCAGTTCAACGACCCAGAGAACACCTCCACATGGGTCTTCCTCTTGTCAACAAG GGCGGGCTGCTTGGGTGTGAACCTAATCGGGGCCAACCGGGTGGTGGTATTTGACGCGTCATGGAACCCGTGTCACGATGCCCAGGCGGTGTGTCGGGTGTACCGTTATGGCCAGAAGAAGCGCTGCCACATCTACCGCCTGGTCTGTGACTTCACCCTGGAGAAGAAGATCTACGACCGGCAGGTCTCCAAGCAGGGCATGTCTG ACCGCGTGGTGGACGACCTGAACCCGGTACTGACTTTCACCCGCAAGGAGGTGGAGTCGCTGCTGCACTTTGCAGAGGAGGAGCCTGACCCGGCCAAAGCCCCTCTGCAATCTCACGAAGAGATGGAGACGGTCATCAGCCAAGCCTGTCAGATCTACCCCCACCTCATCACTAAg GAACCCTTCCATCATGAGTCTCTGCTGGTGGACCGGAAGGAGTCCAAGCTTACTAAAGCAGAGAAGAGAGCTGCTAAGAAGAGCTATGAGGACGAGAAGCGTGCCTCTGTGCCCTACTCTCGCCCCTCCTACGCCCACTACTACCCAACCAGCGACCAGACCCTCACCAACATCCCAGCCTTCAACCAGCGCAACTG GCGTCCCATAGCTCGGGGTGATGAGAAGCCCATGGCCAGCGTCCGGCCCGTCCAGTCCACCCCCATCCCTATGATGCCTCGCATGGCGGGCATGGGCATGGCTGGCTCCAGCTCCGGGGTCAGCTTCCCGGTCAACTACCTGCAGAAGGCCGGTGTTTATGTCCAGAGGATCGTCACTACCACTG ATATAGTGATCCCTGGAGCCAACAGCACCACGGATGTCCAGGCACGTATCGGTGCAGGAGAGAGCATCCATGTGATCAAAGGGTCAAAAG GTACCTACATTAGGACCAATGACGGGAGGATTTTTGCCATCCGCTCAGGGAAGCTCAGCAGAGCAGTGCAGGGAGGATCTGCTACTAACAGAG GTTCCCAGGCTTCCCTGCTCCATGCCATCGGTAACGGCTGTTTGTCTCCCATGGAGCGCCAGCGGCTGAGCCCCGACAGCGCATCGCGTCCCTCCACCCCCGAGAGCCCCGAGATTCTCAGAGAGCTCAGCCGCTACGCCGTCAACGTGGATACCGTCGCCATGGGCAATGAGCTGCCGTCGCCGTCGGACATGGTTacaggggatggagagggagggagcagaacGCAGCAGTACAGTCAGAACACGGAGTCGGACCTCAGTCGGCAGCTCAGAGAGGACATCGGAATGAGCATCAGCGAGGCTCTGCGATGCTCCAAACGCAAGATGGCCGCAGCAGCGGGTGGACACAAGCAGGCGGGGGGCAAACGCAGCTCATCTGCAACCGGGTTCCCGGGTCTCTCCCTCGGTAGTGGAGGGCTCAGCTTCCCCCCCCTGAACCAGGCCCTGCTGGGGGGACACATGAGCCACCCGATGCTGATGGGAGGCAGCTCCTCATCCCCGTTCCTCCAGTCAGCAGGACAGACTCTGGGAGACCTGCAGACCATGTTCCCCTCGGCAGGGGCGGATCTCCTCAGCCATGCCTCCTCAGCCACAGGAAACAATGGTCAcctcccctcatcctccacctcctccttgtcctccacctctttctcctccaccaTTAACACCATGCCCATGTCCTCGGCctcaacatcctcctcctcctccacccttccCCCCTTCCTGATGAACCCCAGCGTGACTGGTCTGCTGTCCCCAGGCTTCCCTCTGAACTACAGTCAGTCCCTGCTGCCTGAGCCCACGATGTACCCCAACACCCTGGGAGGAGGCCCGGCCAGCACTGGAGGAAGCTCCAGCTTCCTCTCCCACTTCCCCTCATCCCCCTCCAGCCTCCTGGGTGCAGCGCTCAGCCAGCCCGACTCCCACCACCTAGCCATGGAGAACGGTGGCAGCAGCTCGGACGATGATGTCATTGAGGTGACAGGAAAATGA